TTTGGATTATTTATACTTACTtgaaaattgttctaaaatgtttaaaaatataatacaggaTGAATTAGGAATGTACAGGTTGACTTTGAAAATTTCCTAGGGTCTATTGTAAAGTAagaaaagcaaggtgcagaatgCTATGTAGCCTATGGTCCAGTTTTTGTAAAGCCGTATAAATCCCCACTGCACGTACAGGTGTTTGTAAAGGATCATGTGAAAGCTCGCTTGTTCTTACTGTTAcctggggtggcagtgggggtgtcaagaagggggaggagggagtaaCTGAAAGttactgttaaataaaaagatactcaTAACTTTTCAAAAATCACATTTACAATGATCCAATTATGCAAAATTTTGCACACATACGAGTGTGCAGTTGCATAGGGACGCATGACAAAGAGTTAAGGGGAAAGAGTGGTGGGATTCCTgggcattttctttccttccttatgtttttctttcttgtttgaaCTATTTTAAACCATGAGTAGGTGTTACAACTCTGATCAGAGACAAATACAGTTATTTCCGTTGTGGAAAACAAGACAATGGAATAGATGCCCttggtttaaaaatcatttaaacgAATGGAAAAAaggtcttcctccttctctgatGCCTTCCTCCGAGGTGTCCCTGTCGCCAGGTTCCTGCTGCTCCGTGGAGGAGCCCGGCCGCACGACAGTGTGTTGGCTGGCGTGGCTGTTCCGTTCCTACTCTCCTCGCCCCACCGGCCGCCGTTCGCGTGTGTTCAATGAGAGTTCTCTGACTCAGATGCGTTCTGGTGAATTACGCATTGTTGTCTTGTGTGGGGGGGTCATTTATTTGCATAAATGGGGTTGGATTACagatctcattctgtttcttctttcctctcagcATGGCGTTTAAAGGATCACTCCGTTGCTAAGTGTCATCTAGTCCATTGCTTCTTTTTGCTCTGCCGGCAATGCCCCAAGTACACCACGTCAATGACATCATCTCTCCACCTTTTGCTGTAAATAGCATACAGAAACATACTCTTGTGCATGAATTAAACAAAAGCCACCTGGATATACAGTTATATTATGACTTGAGAAGGAATAGGAGAGAACAGCAATGTTGGCCAGTATCATTAATAATGTcgaaggggaggaaagaagtcTAGCCTGGGGGTGATGGCAGTGGGTTTAGGGACAAGGGAGGGGACAGCTGTGAGCAACAATGAACCTGCTAACAGCTACCGAACACTCTCTGGGTGCATGTGCTTCTGCTTTTAATCACATCTACCCTAtcaggtaggtattattattcccattttgcagataaagaaactggggCCTGGAAAAATTAAGTCTCTTGCAGAAGGTCCACCTTGTAGGAGAGAGAGCTAGAATTGGACTCAGGGCCTTTGAATCTGCTGTCTGtgacccctccacccccattatccttcctcctcctgtaGGAATTTTCACCACGTGATGGGGTATTGCCTTCTGTGTGTATTTTAGTTCCCATTCATATCCCTCTTCTAGGGATCCCTGCTTCAAAGCCTACTTTTTTGGAGTGGCTTTTAAGAGGTGCCATTGAAATAAAATTGGGGGGTGAGCTACAGTGGCCACCAAGGCCGCCCACATGCCCCTTCGGGAGTGGAGTCCTTCCCACAGCTGCCGAGAGTGTGGCCTGGGAGGTCCAGTCCTGGGTATTCCCTGGCTGGAAAGAGCTGACTCTGCAAGGTCACCCCCTCTTCCTGGGCCCCCCACCTTCCTCTTCTACCCAGTGACTGATAGATGAAGGCATACAGAGGACCAGTCCTTCCCTCCAGCTCAGGACAACTCTGAGAGCACACCGCATGTCTAGGGCTCACTGTGGGGCTGGTCGAGGCCTTTGCTGGGACTGCCTCCCTTGGCCCAGTCCTGTTTCCTTCTGTTCATAGGGAGATGCTAAagcccaccccccagcccacccccaggaACCCCAGTGACCTTCCGACCCCTACCATTTCTGCATTCGCAGTGGAGACTCACTGTGACCCTTCTCTCCTCACCTTCCCTGCGTCCTGAGGTCCACCTCATACCTGCAGGAGGTTGGCTCATCCCTTTGAACATGGGTTGAATCCTTGACCCCAAGTGTGGGGAGCTCCCTGACCAGAAGGAGGATCTCAAGTAACACACTTCTGACTCCTCAGAGCACAGCAGCTCACTCCCACAGGGCCACACCctccacagagacagagggaaTATTTCCAGGCTCCAAGCAGCAGGGTGGCCCCCGTAACTTGAAACAACCAGCACCGATGGCCTTGGGCCATTACAATATTTTTTGTCTTGGAAAGAACacttgaaaattacaaaaattatgcCATTTCCATTGCATGCCAGAAACACCCAAATTGCATTTTAATCACTTTACAGAGGAAGCCCTGATACTTGGCTTGGAGATTCAGATGTGTCTGGTTTTAATCAGGTCGTGTGCTGTTTTCCAGTTCCCTCACATTGGACTCGTGCAAAAGACACCAGAATCCATCACATGTACTATGTTAAAAGAGCCGCAGAGTCCACGTTTGTCTCGGCAAGTGGAGGGGAAGCTACCACCAATCTACAAAGTCCGGGAGAAGGTGAGTCCAGAGCACTGGCCACAGCCACATGCCCTGTGGCTCCTCACGGGTTGGGACTGCTGGCACTTCTGGCCAGACAGCTCTTCCTTGGAGGGAACTGCTCACTTACCCTCCCTGGATTCCTAAATTCTGGTGGCATGTCCACCTCATAACTGGTCACTATGACAACCCCAAATACTCTCTAGAGGAAACTACATCCTGGTCCGGACAATAAAATTAAGGCTCCTCTATGGgcaaagctttctttctttttaaaattcctttttatttttaaatttgggggggggtaggggttttatttatttatttattcagtggaggtactggggactgaacccaggaccttgtgcatgctaagcatatgctctacgactgagctatacccctctcCACCTGGCCCAGTCTATGGACAAAGTTCTTAACACGCACATTCTACCTTCCTGGCCAGTTCATGAGCAACTTTTGGGGCATGAAGTGGCTGAGGGGGAAGGAGGTATTGACTTCACACTTGGGCCCCCTGGGCCAGTGCTCTGGTCTTCCAGGATCCTTACAGGATGAAGAAGATGGCCTTGAATTTCCTCTCCAGCTTTCAATTCCATGCCTATAAGCTTTCCTTGCCTTGCCTCCGATAAGGTGcttcaaagagaatttttatgattttcagcAAGTTGGCCGTAAGGCTGAGTTTCAAAGCGTTGAGCTGACGGGCAAGCCTGCGACCTCACCCCCATGCTGTTTGCTCCAGCAAACGGCCGATGGGTTTCATTCTTCCTGGGAGGTGACTTTGcctcctccatcttccctccATGCCACTGTAGGCGGGTTCTGGAAACACACTGCAGTTCTGATGTgtgtctttccctctcccctcactcttTTCCAGCAAGCAGTAAGTAACAACTTCCCCTTCTCCGTGCATGACAATCGGCACAGCTTTCAGAACTCTGGATACTATTTTGACTCCGTGAGTATTTCTCTCCAACTTGCTAATGAAATGAAGAGGGACGTCAGGGTTCTTGGTTTTCTCTGACATGTTGAAGAGAGAGGACTGACCTCAAAATTGGAACAAGGTCAAAATTAAAGCCTCACAGgaggttgccaggggggtggggggggagcaTGACGTTCTCAAAGTCCCACGCAGCTTTCAAAGTCTGCACCCACCCGTCTTCCTCTGGCGTATGTTTTCATGCACGTCATGCTTCTCAAAGTACCTTCCCGTAAACGGTCTCATTTGTGAGCTTTCTTAGGAAGATCTGTCATGGGAAGAAGGGAttgcctgtgtgtgtctctggatggcagagccaggacccacAAGGAGGAGTCCAAAGGACAGGGAGCTTACATGGTATAAAGAAGGACTTCTGAATAACTGTAATAGTCTTTTCGCTAGACCTGGTGATTCCCCCATCATTGGAGCAGTTGTTAGTGGTGGTGAGCACAGAACTGTGCAATGGAAATAGACTGCGAGATAGATTATATGTAATTCTAAATTTCCTGATGGCCACATtagtaaaaataagaaactggtaaaattaattttaatatattttatttaatccaataatTCCCCAAACTATCAATTCTACCTATAATCAATCAAAAGTTATTAAGAAGATATTTTACATTCCCCaaactaagtttttaaaatccagtttgtATTTTACACTCATGGTACATCTCAGTTTGGAAGATGCACATTTTAAGTGTCCAATAGCCCATGTGGCTAGGGACCATCAAACTGGACAGCACAGGATTAATGTATTTTAGGTAGAGGGTTGTATCAGGTGACCCCTGAGAATCTTTACCAAACCTGAAAGTCAATGATGACAGTGATAATGTTAATAATAGCcaccatttattaagcatttgctGTATGCTAGCACCTcatattatcccatttaatcctcaccacaatccTCCTGGCCAATTACTCTTATTATCCCCAATttggaggtgaggaaactgacagCCGACAAAGTTAAACAATTTGCCTAAAGTTACCTTTTCTTCCAGGAGACAGTATCTAGGCTAAATTGAAATGgtttaaccaaaaaaaatttgGCCTCTGCAGAGTGTTGAATAAAGAAGCAGAATATCCACTCTGCCTGCTTCTCTAAatagaatgtttaaaatgtttttctaaattgCTGAAGTAAATGTGtcctataaaaatttcaaataatacagaattatataaaattaaaatttcatgggtGTTTACAAAGAATATGTATTCCCCACCCGTTGGTTACaaagttctttatatttattaattcaggattgttaattatgttatttaaatcCTTCATATCCTTTTCTTAATATTTGTCCTTAGCTGCCAATTTCTCCTCCTAAGATTATTCTTgagtttctataatttttttttctgcctgataTAGTTTAATACCACACCTTTCTGCACAAAAATTcatgactattttattttcttgatggcCTTTGCTACCTATCGATATGAAGTAGCCCTCTTCATATGCGTTAATACTTCTAGCCATGGATTCTACATTGTGATATTAGTTTTgccactattatttttttttattaacatttcccCCTTATATCATGTTCCATTCCTTTGACTTGATACTTTGTAGTcattttgttttggatttgttttttattattattagaatagAACACGATTTCTAAAAAAATCCAATAGTCATTGTTTATATGAGAATTTAACACATTCATGTTGTTATAATAATTTTGGGGTGTTTCATTTCTGCTACTTCATTTTATGTTTCCTGTGGGATGAGACCCAAAGGTGCTGCTCCCTTCACTGGGAGTCCTCTAAGATGGGAAAGAATCTTTGGACCTCTCGGAGTAAGAACCATGTATCCCATAGGGCACTGGGGATGTGGTGTGGGACAGATATGCTGACGAACCACTTGGTTGCAGAGAACCTACTTGGGGTCTCTGAGAGTCCAGGCTGGGGTCTCTCTGGTTCTGCCCTCCATGTCTCTAGAAGCCCAGTGCCTTTGGTGTGGAGTGGAAGGCTGTGAGAACCAGGATGTTGTGGGTGTCAATTTACAGCCCTCAACAGGTTGGTAAAGGGTACCTCTGGTAAAGGGTGGTCATACTGTGCATTTAAACATAGGATGTCACAGAGCTGGTTTTGCTAAAGACCTCTGGACTGTGTAACCTTGAACATTTTTCTCCTAATCTTCTTGTGATCCTTCTCCAGGGCCTGGGACGTAAGAAGGTCTCCCCAGAAAAAAGGCAACACATTTCAAGAAATTTCAATCTTTGGGCATGTGACTATGTTCCATCTTGTCTCGATGGCTTTTCAAATAACCAGATATCCTATGTCTATCGGGAAGCTGTGGTGGTCCCAATTTTCAGACGCTTTCCAAGACGTTATAATGAGATATGGaacacttttaaatttattccccAGCAAAGTTATATGGAGTTTTTGAAAAAGAATCCAAAAGTAAGGTTCATGATGAACAAAAAGGCCAATTCTCCACTGGAGCCCTAATCTTGCCAGAAGATTCTTGATGAGTTTTGCAATATTGTTATTTCATCGGACATTCTAAAAGTATGTGTTTTCCGATCCAGCACTACATCAGATTTGACAtaagatttgtttaaaattagaGATTATAGACCACATGTGCCTTAACGCTGAGGTGAAGTTTTCTTGCAGTGACAACATAGAGATTAAAGTCCttatattgagaaaccagaaaggcAACAGATAATGTTACCAGTcttcacctttaaaatatttttatcattttaataaagttgaaaaaattcAACTCCTTTATGAAATAAAGATGTGTGaagacacacacattttaaatggatgtgttttaaatgaaaatgtgtttaaatacaatttttaattgcCACATTAACTTTCGGGAGAGCtaagaaattatataattaatctatgcctacattttcattttgaaatttcaaacaaaacaGAGGAAGCAGGAGTCCCCTTTGATTTCAGCACATCTCTAATCCTTGTCCTGTCCCCAGAAGTAAGCTAACCATTTGCTTTTACTCTGTGCATTTACAATCATATACATGGGCATAACTACATAATATTTTTGAACGTACATTATGTTACACAGTACGTAGTGTAATATTCTTGAAGTACATAATGTATCTTGGAGTTCTTGCAGTATCAGTGTGAATagattggtttgttttttaaacgaCTACACTGTATTCCCTAAtatggatgtaccatattttaaaaaaactatcttATTAATgagcatttgaattgtttctaatCTTCGGCAGTCAGAGCTGGTGCTGCACGAACATGCATGATCAACCTTTGGGTGCATGTCCACCTGCACTCGGGAGAATCTCTGAAAC
This genomic interval from Camelus ferus isolate YT-003-E chromosome 11, BCGSAC_Cfer_1.0, whole genome shotgun sequence contains the following:
- the TEX36 gene encoding testis-expressed protein 36 isoform X1 — encoded protein: MPQVHHVNDIISPPFAFPHIGLVQKTPESITCTMLKEPQSPRLSRQVEGKLPPIYKVREKQAVSNNFPFSVHDNRHSFQNSGYYFDSGLGRKKVSPEKRQHISRNFNLWACDYVPSCLDGFSNNQISYVYREAVVVPIFRRFPRRYNEIWNTFKFIPQQSYMEFLKKNPKVRFMMNKKANSPLEP
- the TEX36 gene encoding testis-expressed protein 36 isoform X2 → MAKGRRFNPPLDKDGRWFPHIGLVQKTPESITCTMLKEPQSPRLSRQVEGKLPPIYKVREKQAVSNNFPFSVHDNRHSFQNSGYYFDSGLGRKKVSPEKRQHISRNFNLWACDYVPSCLDGFSNNQISYVYREAVVVPIFRRFPRRYNEIWNTFKFIPQQSYMEFLKKNPKVRFMMNKKANSPLEP